Proteins encoded in a region of the Balaenoptera ricei isolate mBalRic1 chromosome 19, mBalRic1.hap2, whole genome shotgun sequence genome:
- the LOC132353993 gene encoding zinc finger protein 607-like codes for MIIRNVGRSLEGVKDLFDISVHTGEKPYKCNKCGKSFSASSTLKVPQRIHTCEKPYECMECGKAFHTASYLVIYERIHTGEKTFMCQECWKAFSYSYQLTIHYGVHSGEKSYECKECGKTFSLCGRLTRHQTTHSCKKRFECNKCGKAFTCIANLKKHQSIHTGEKHYECKECGKSFHLASTLVTHDRIHTGKKSYQHKERGEAFGETSCES; via the coding sequence atgaTCATAAGAAATGTGGGAAGGTCTTTAGAAGGTGTGAAGGACTTATTCGACATTAGTgttcatactggtgagaaaccctataaatgtaACAAGTGTGGGAAGTCCTTTAGTGCCAGTTCAACCCTTAAAGTACCTCAGAGGATTCATACTTgtgagaaaccttatgaatgtatggaatgtgggaaggcctttcaCACTGCCTCATACCTTGTTATATatgagagaattcatactggtgaaAAAACTTTTATGTGTCAGGAGTGTTGGAAAGCTTTTAGTTACAGCTATCAACTTACTATACATTATGGAGTTCATAGTGGTGAGAAATcttatgaatgtaaggaatgtgggaagacCTTTAGTCTGTGTGGAAGACTCACCAGGCATCAAACTACTCATAGTTGTAAGAAACGCTTTGAATGTAACAAATGCGGGAAGGCTTTTACATGCATTGCAAACCTTAAAAAACATCAGAGTATTCACACTGGTGAGAAACactatgaatgtaaggaatgtggaaaaAGCTTTCATCTAGCCTCAACCCTTGTAACACATGACAGAATTCATACTGGTAAAAAGTCTTATCAGCATAAAGAACGTGGAGAGGCTTTTGGTGAGACATCTTGTGAATCatga